A genomic segment from Pseudomonas sp. S09G 359 encodes:
- a CDS encoding aldehyde dehydrogenase family protein produces the protein MSQTKRFENYINGEWVTGADYCTNINPSELSDVIGEYAKADVAQVNAAIDAARAAFPAWSTSGIQARHDALDKVGSEILARREELGTLLAREEGKTLPEAIGEVTRAGNIFKFFAGECLRLSGDYVPSVRPGVNVEVTREALGVVGLITPWNFPIAIPAWKIAPALAYGNCVVIKPAELVPGCAWALAEIISRAGFPAGVFNLVMGSGRVVGDVLVNSPKVDGISFTGSVGVGRQIAVSCVSRQAKVQLEMGGKNPQIILDDADLKQAVELSVQSAFYSTGQRCTASSRLIVTAGIHDQFVAAMAERMKSIKVGHALKSGTDIGPVVSQAQLDQDMKYIDIGQSEGARLVSGGGLVTCDTEGYYLAPTLFADSEAAMRISREEIFGPVANVVRVADYEAALAMANDTEFGLSAGIATTSLKYANHFKRHSQAGMVMVNLPTAGVDYHVPFGGRKGSSYGSREQGRYAQEFYTVVKTSYIGS, from the coding sequence GTGTCCCAAACAAAGCGTTTTGAAAACTACATCAATGGCGAGTGGGTAACCGGCGCCGACTACTGCACCAATATCAACCCGTCGGAGTTGTCTGATGTCATTGGCGAATACGCCAAGGCTGACGTAGCCCAAGTCAACGCTGCCATCGACGCTGCGCGCGCGGCTTTCCCGGCCTGGTCGACGTCGGGTATCCAGGCGCGTCATGACGCCCTGGATAAAGTCGGCAGCGAAATCCTCGCGCGCCGCGAAGAACTCGGCACCCTGCTGGCCCGGGAAGAGGGCAAGACCCTGCCCGAAGCCATTGGCGAAGTGACCCGCGCCGGTAACATCTTCAAGTTCTTTGCCGGTGAATGCCTGCGCCTGTCCGGCGACTACGTGCCGTCGGTACGCCCGGGCGTCAACGTTGAAGTCACCCGCGAAGCCCTCGGTGTGGTCGGCCTGATCACCCCGTGGAATTTCCCGATTGCGATCCCCGCGTGGAAAATCGCCCCGGCCCTGGCCTACGGCAACTGCGTGGTGATCAAGCCCGCCGAGCTGGTACCGGGCTGCGCCTGGGCCCTGGCCGAAATCATCTCCCGCGCCGGCTTCCCTGCCGGTGTGTTCAACCTGGTGATGGGCAGCGGCCGTGTGGTCGGCGACGTGCTGGTCAACAGCCCGAAAGTCGACGGCATCAGCTTCACCGGCTCCGTCGGTGTCGGCCGCCAGATCGCCGTCAGCTGTGTATCGCGCCAGGCCAAAGTGCAATTGGAGATGGGCGGCAAGAATCCGCAGATCATCCTCGACGACGCCGACCTCAAGCAGGCCGTCGAGCTGTCGGTACAGAGCGCGTTCTACTCCACCGGCCAGCGTTGCACGGCGTCCAGCCGCCTGATCGTGACCGCCGGTATCCACGACCAGTTCGTCGCGGCCATGGCTGAGCGCATGAAGTCGATCAAAGTCGGCCACGCCCTCAAAAGCGGCACCGACATCGGCCCGGTGGTCTCCCAGGCCCAGTTGGACCAGGACATGAAGTACATCGACATCGGCCAAAGCGAAGGTGCGCGGCTGGTCAGCGGTGGCGGCCTGGTGACCTGCGACACCGAAGGCTACTACCTGGCACCGACGCTGTTTGCCGACAGCGAAGCCGCCATGCGTATCAGCCGTGAAGAGATCTTCGGCCCGGTGGCCAACGTGGTGCGCGTGGCGGACTACGAGGCCGCGCTGGCCATGGCCAACGACACCGAGTTCGGCCTGTCGGCGGGCATTGCCACCACCTCGCTGAAGTACGCCAACCACTTCAAGCGCCATTCCCAAGCCGGGATGGTGATGGTCAACCTGCCGACTGCCGGCGTCGACTATCACGTTCCATTCGGTGGCCGTAAGGGCTCGTCCTATGGTTCGCGTGAGCAAGGTCGCTATGCGCAAGAGTTCTACACAGTTGTAAAAACCAGCTACATCGGTTCGTAA
- a CDS encoding cytochrome bc complex cytochrome b subunit produces the protein MSKFMDWVDARFPATKMWEDHLSKYYAPKNFNFFYFFGSLALLVLVNQIVTGVWLTMSYTPSAEEAFASVEYIMRDVEYGSILRLLHSTGASAFFIVVYMHMFRGLLYGSYQKPRELVWVFGMLIYLALMAEAFMGYLLPWGQMSYWGAQVIISLFGAIPVIGNDLTQWIRGDYLISGITLNRFFALHVVALPIVILGLVVLHILALHEVGSNNPDGVDIKKHKDENGIPLDGIPFHPYYTVKDIVGVVVFLFVFCSIVFFFPEMGGYFLEKPNFEQANAFKTPEHIAPVWYFTPFYAILRAIPDKLMGVIAMGAAIAVLFVLPWLDRSPVKSMRYKGWLSKIWLWVFCIAFVILGVLGVLAPTPERTLLSQVCTFLYFAYFILMPFYTRLEKTKPVPERVTG, from the coding sequence ATGAGCAAGTTCATGGATTGGGTGGATGCGCGCTTCCCCGCCACCAAAATGTGGGAAGACCATCTCAGCAAGTATTACGCGCCAAAAAACTTCAACTTCTTCTACTTCTTCGGCTCCCTGGCACTGCTGGTGCTGGTCAACCAGATCGTCACCGGCGTCTGGCTGACGATGAGCTATACGCCATCGGCGGAAGAGGCGTTCGCCTCCGTCGAGTACATCATGCGTGACGTCGAGTACGGCTCGATCCTGCGTCTGCTGCACTCCACCGGCGCGTCGGCGTTCTTCATCGTGGTCTACATGCACATGTTCCGTGGCCTGCTGTATGGCTCGTACCAGAAGCCGCGTGAGCTGGTGTGGGTGTTCGGCATGCTGATCTACCTGGCGCTGATGGCCGAGGCCTTCATGGGCTACCTGCTGCCGTGGGGCCAGATGTCGTACTGGGGCGCCCAGGTGATTATCTCGCTGTTCGGTGCGATCCCGGTGATCGGCAACGACCTGACGCAGTGGATCCGTGGTGACTACCTGATTTCCGGCATCACCCTGAACCGCTTCTTCGCCCTGCACGTCGTCGCGCTGCCCATCGTGATCCTCGGGCTGGTGGTGCTGCACATCCTGGCGCTGCACGAAGTGGGTTCGAACAACCCGGATGGCGTCGACATCAAGAAGCATAAGGACGAGAACGGCATCCCGCTGGATGGCATTCCCTTCCACCCGTACTACACCGTGAAAGACATTGTCGGTGTGGTGGTGTTCCTGTTCGTGTTCTGCTCGATCGTGTTCTTTTTCCCGGAGATGGGCGGTTATTTCCTCGAAAAACCCAACTTCGAACAGGCCAACGCCTTCAAGACACCTGAGCACATTGCGCCCGTGTGGTACTTCACGCCGTTCTACGCGATCTTGCGGGCGATCCCCGACAAGCTCATGGGCGTAATCGCCATGGGCGCGGCCATCGCGGTGCTGTTCGTGTTGCCTTGGCTCGACCGCAGTCCGGTCAAGTCCATGCGCTACAAGGGCTGGCTGAGCAAGATCTGGCTGTGGGTGTTCTGCATTGCATTTGTGATCCTGGGCGTACTCGGCGTTTTGGCGCCGACCCCTGAGCGTACGTTGCTGTCGCAGGTCTGCACCTTCCTGTACTTCGCCTACTTCATTCTGATGCCGTTCTACACCCGGCTCGAGAAGACCAAACCGGTTCCGGAAAGGGTGACTGGCTGA
- a CDS encoding FadR/GntR family transcriptional regulator → MENANTAPRLPRKRRSLAQELVTVLSEQIRDGQLKRGDKLPTESAIMDAHGVSRTVVREAISRLQAAGQVETRHGIGTFVLDTPSPSGFRIDPATVVTLRDVLAILELRISLEVESAGLAALRRSDEQLAAMRAALDALNESAAHAGDAVASDFAFHLEIALSTGNRYFTDIMTHLGTSIIPRTRLNSARLAHDDHQHYMDRLSREHEEIYEAIARKDSDAARAAMRLHLTNSRERLRHAHEEAEAQRN, encoded by the coding sequence ATGGAAAACGCCAACACCGCCCCTCGTCTTCCCCGCAAGCGCCGCAGCCTTGCCCAGGAACTGGTCACGGTGTTGTCCGAGCAAATCCGCGACGGCCAACTCAAGCGTGGCGACAAGCTGCCCACCGAGTCGGCGATCATGGATGCCCATGGGGTCAGCCGTACCGTGGTGCGTGAGGCTATCTCGCGCCTGCAAGCGGCCGGGCAGGTTGAAACCCGCCACGGCATCGGCACCTTTGTGTTGGACACGCCAAGCCCCAGCGGCTTCCGCATCGACCCGGCCACGGTGGTGACCTTGCGTGACGTGCTGGCGATCCTGGAACTGCGTATCAGCCTGGAAGTGGAGTCCGCCGGCCTTGCTGCATTGCGTCGCAGCGATGAACAACTGGCGGCCATGCGCGCGGCACTCGATGCGCTGAATGAAAGCGCGGCGCACGCCGGCGACGCGGTCGCTTCGGACTTCGCCTTCCACCTGGAAATCGCGCTGTCCACCGGCAACCGCTACTTCACCGACATCATGACCCACCTGGGTACCAGCATCATCCCGCGTACCCGCCTGAATTCAGCGCGCCTGGCCCATGACGACCACCAGCACTACATGGACCGCCTGAGCCGCGAACACGAAGAGATTTATGAGGCGATTGCCCGCAAGGATTCGGACGCGGCGCGAGCGGCCATGCGCCTGCATTTGACCAACAGCCGTGAGCGGCTGCGCCATGCCCATGAAGAGGCAGAGGCGCAGCGCAACTAA
- a CDS encoding ClpXP protease specificity-enhancing factor: MNSSRPYLVRALYEWIVDNDCTPHMLVNSEFPKVDVPQGFASDGQIVLNVSPSAVRHLHMDNEAVSFEGRFGGVPHTLFVPIGAILGIYARENGQGMVFDLESPFEDDEAIESEDGDDLPPPDAEPPRPSGRPSLKVVK; this comes from the coding sequence ATGAACTCCAGTCGACCTTATTTGGTCCGCGCGCTCTACGAGTGGATTGTGGACAACGATTGCACCCCGCACATGCTGGTCAATTCTGAATTCCCCAAGGTGGATGTGCCGCAGGGTTTCGCCAGTGACGGGCAGATCGTGCTGAACGTATCACCCAGCGCCGTGCGCCACCTGCACATGGACAATGAAGCCGTGAGCTTCGAAGGGCGTTTCGGCGGTGTGCCGCATACGCTGTTCGTGCCGATCGGTGCCATTCTCGGGATCTATGCCCGGGAAAATGGCCAAGGCATGGTGTTTGATCTGGAGTCGCCTTTCGAGGATGACGAAGCGATCGAAAGCGAAGACGGTGATGATCTGCCGCCACCGGATGCCGAGCCACCGCGCCCAAGCGGTCGGCCGAGCCTGAAAGTGGTGAAGTAA
- the rplM gene encoding 50S ribosomal protein L13 — MTTFTAKPETVQRDWFVVDAAGQTLGRLATEVASRLRGKHKPEYTPHVDTGDYIVIINAEQVRVTGNKAQDKMYYRHSGFPGGIKSSNFEGLISKKPEAPIEIAVKGMLPKGPLGRDMFRKLKVYAGAVHPHAAQQPQELKF, encoded by the coding sequence ATGACAACTTTTACTGCAAAACCGGAAACAGTTCAGCGCGACTGGTTTGTCGTCGACGCCGCTGGTCAGACCCTGGGTCGTCTGGCCACTGAAGTCGCCAGCCGTCTGCGTGGCAAGCACAAGCCTGAGTACACCCCTCACGTTGACACCGGTGACTACATCGTGATCATCAACGCTGAGCAGGTACGTGTTACCGGCAACAAAGCGCAAGACAAAATGTACTACCGTCACTCCGGTTTCCCAGGCGGTATCAAGTCTTCGAACTTCGAAGGTCTGATCTCCAAGAAGCCTGAAGCCCCGATCGAAATCGCGGTCAAAGGTATGCTGCCTAAGGGCCCACTGGGTCGCGATATGTTTCGCAAGCTGAAAGTCTATGCGGGCGCTGTACACCCTCATGCTGCTCAGCAGCCCCAAGAACTGAAGTTTTAA
- a CDS encoding cytochrome c1 — MKKLFVALMLAALPLLSFAAEHGGPELEKVDIDVSDKAAMQDGLRTFTNYCMGCHSAKFQRYERVADDLGIPHDVMLSHSVFTGAKIGDHMSIGMQPADAKTWFGAAPPDLTLVARVRGTDWLYGYLKSFYEDPARPYGVNNKVFPNVGMPNVLVGLQGRQVVGCKQVQVVEDGKKQYDPLTGTPLTHEACDQLTIVPKTGTLNEEQFDEKVKNLVTFLAYSANPVKLQHQRIGTYVLLYLAFFFVFAYLLKREYWKDVH, encoded by the coding sequence ATGAAAAAGTTATTCGTTGCTTTGATGCTTGCGGCGCTGCCGCTACTGTCCTTCGCTGCCGAGCACGGCGGCCCGGAGCTGGAAAAAGTCGATATCGACGTGTCTGACAAGGCCGCGATGCAGGACGGTCTGCGTACCTTCACCAACTACTGCATGGGCTGCCACAGCGCTAAGTTCCAGCGTTACGAGCGTGTGGCCGACGACTTGGGTATCCCCCATGACGTGATGCTCAGCCACTCGGTGTTCACCGGTGCGAAAATCGGTGACCACATGAGCATCGGCATGCAGCCCGCCGACGCCAAGACCTGGTTCGGCGCTGCGCCGCCCGATCTGACCCTGGTGGCCCGTGTACGCGGTACCGATTGGCTCTACGGTTACCTTAAGTCCTTCTACGAAGACCCGGCGCGCCCGTATGGCGTGAACAACAAAGTCTTCCCGAACGTCGGCATGCCTAACGTTCTGGTCGGCCTGCAGGGTCGCCAAGTGGTAGGATGCAAGCAGGTTCAGGTCGTTGAAGACGGCAAGAAGCAATATGATCCGTTGACCGGCACGCCCCTCACTCATGAAGCGTGTGATCAACTGACCATCGTGCCCAAGACCGGTACGCTGAATGAAGAGCAGTTCGACGAGAAGGTCAAGAACCTGGTGACCTTCCTGGCCTACTCGGCCAACCCGGTCAAATTGCAGCATCAGCGCATCGGTACGTACGTCTTGCTGTACCTGGCTTTCTTCTTCGTATTCGCCTATCTGCTCAAACGCGAATACTGGAAGGATGTGCATTGA
- a CDS encoding glutathione S-transferase N-terminal domain-containing protein: protein MGVTNRLACYSDPADHYSHRVRIVLAEKGVSAEIISVEAGRHPPKLIEVNPYGSLPTLVDRDLALWESTVVMEYLDERYPHPPLLPVYPVARANSRLLIHRIQRDWCGLVDVILDSRSKEAARVQARKELRESLTGVSPLFADKPFFLSEEQSLVDCCLLPILWRLPILGIELPRPAKPLLDYMERQFAREAFQASLSGVERDMR from the coding sequence ATGGGCGTGACCAATCGGTTGGCCTGTTACTCCGACCCCGCCGACCACTATTCCCACCGAGTACGCATCGTGCTCGCAGAGAAGGGTGTCAGCGCCGAGATCATCAGTGTGGAGGCGGGCCGTCATCCGCCGAAACTGATCGAAGTGAACCCTTACGGCAGCTTGCCCACCCTGGTCGATCGTGACCTGGCGTTGTGGGAGTCAACCGTGGTGATGGAATACCTGGATGAGCGTTACCCTCATCCGCCTTTGCTGCCGGTGTATCCGGTGGCTCGTGCCAACAGCCGCCTGCTGATCCATCGGATCCAGCGTGACTGGTGCGGGTTGGTGGATGTGATTCTGGATTCACGCAGTAAAGAAGCTGCTCGGGTGCAGGCACGTAAGGAATTGCGTGAAAGCCTGACCGGCGTTTCTCCATTGTTCGCCGATAAACCTTTTTTCCTCAGTGAGGAACAAAGTTTGGTCGATTGCTGCCTATTACCGATACTCTGGCGTTTGCCGATTCTCGGTATTGAACTGCCACGGCCTGCCAAGCCGTTGCTTGATTACATGGAGCGCCAGTTTGCGCGTGAGGCTTTCCAGGCGAGTCTGTCTGGTGTCGAACGCGATATGCGCTAA
- the kdgD gene encoding 5-dehydro-4-deoxyglucarate dehydratase, with amino-acid sequence MNPQELKSILSHGLLSFPVTDFNAQGDFHQAGYIKRLEWLAPYGATALFAAGGTGEFFSLAASEYSQVVKTAVDTCATSVPILAGVGGSTRQAIEYAQEAERLGAKGLLLLPHYLTEASQDGVAAHVEAVCKSVKIGVVVYNRNVCRLTAPLLERLAERCPNLIGYKDGLGDIELMVSIRRRLGDRFSYLGGLPTAEVYAAAYKALGVPVYSSAVFNFIPKTAMDFYHAIAQDDHATVAKIIDNFFLPYLDIRNRKAGYAVSIVKAGAKIAGYDAGPVRTPLTDLLPEEYEALAALIDKQGPQ; translated from the coding sequence ATGAATCCACAAGAACTGAAGTCCATCCTCTCCCACGGTCTGCTGTCTTTTCCGGTGACCGATTTCAATGCCCAGGGTGACTTCCACCAGGCGGGCTACATCAAGCGTCTGGAATGGCTGGCCCCTTACGGCGCCACTGCCTTGTTCGCTGCCGGCGGTACCGGTGAGTTTTTCTCCCTCGCTGCCAGCGAATATTCTCAGGTGGTGAAAACCGCCGTTGATACCTGCGCCACCAGCGTGCCGATCCTCGCCGGTGTCGGCGGTTCGACCCGCCAGGCCATCGAATATGCCCAGGAAGCCGAGCGCCTTGGCGCCAAAGGCTTGCTGCTGCTGCCGCACTACCTCACCGAAGCCAGCCAGGACGGCGTTGCCGCCCACGTTGAAGCTGTGTGCAAATCGGTAAAAATCGGCGTGGTGGTGTACAACCGCAACGTTTGCCGCCTGACCGCTCCGCTGCTGGAACGTCTGGCCGAACGCTGCCCGAACCTGATCGGCTACAAAGACGGCCTGGGCGACATCGAGTTGATGGTGTCGATTCGTCGCCGCCTCGGTGATCGTTTCAGCTACCTCGGCGGCCTGCCGACTGCAGAAGTTTACGCCGCGGCCTACAAGGCCCTGGGCGTGCCGGTGTACTCCTCGGCGGTGTTCAACTTCATCCCGAAAACCGCGATGGACTTCTACCACGCGATTGCCCAGGACGATCACGCCACCGTTGCCAAGATCATCGACAACTTCTTCCTGCCGTACCTGGACATCCGTAACCGTAAAGCCGGTTACGCGGTGAGCATCGTCAAGGCCGGTGCAAAAATCGCCGGCTACGACGCAGGCCCGGTGCGCACGCCGCTGACCGACCTGCTGCCGGAAGAATACGAAGCCCTGGCTGCGCTGATCGACAAGCAAGGTCCGCAATAA
- the petA gene encoding ubiquinol-cytochrome c reductase iron-sulfur subunit encodes MSNDGVNAGRRRFLVAATSVVGAAGAVGAAVPFVGSWFPSAKAKAAGAPVKVNISKIEPGQQMIAEWRGQPVFIVRRTEEILGNLKKIEGQLSDPDSKNSDQPAYVDKEVRSIKPEILLLIGICTHLGCSPTFRPEVAPADLGKDWVGGYFCPCHGSHYDLAGRVYKSQPAPLNLPVPPHQYETDSIVIIGVDQGEKA; translated from the coding sequence ATGAGCAATGACGGCGTGAATGCAGGCCGGCGTCGCTTCTTGGTAGCAGCCACATCCGTGGTGGGTGCTGCAGGAGCGGTGGGGGCTGCGGTCCCGTTCGTGGGGTCATGGTTTCCCAGTGCCAAGGCGAAAGCCGCAGGTGCACCGGTGAAGGTGAATATCAGCAAGATTGAGCCAGGCCAGCAGATGATTGCTGAGTGGCGCGGCCAGCCGGTTTTCATCGTTCGCCGTACCGAGGAAATCCTGGGGAATCTGAAGAAAATCGAAGGTCAACTGTCTGACCCCGACTCAAAGAACTCCGACCAACCCGCCTACGTCGATAAGGAAGTTCGCTCGATCAAGCCAGAGATTCTGCTGCTGATCGGTATCTGCACCCACCTGGGTTGCTCGCCTACCTTCCGCCCGGAAGTTGCTCCTGCCGACCTTGGCAAGGACTGGGTGGGTGGCTACTTCTGCCCTTGCCACGGTTCGCACTACGACCTGGCCGGCCGCGTCTACAAGTCTCAGCCCGCACCCTTGAACCTGCCGGTTCCGCCGCATCAATACGAGACTGACAGTATCGTGATTATCGGTGTCGACCAGGGGGAGAAAGCCTGA
- the rpsI gene encoding 30S ribosomal protein S9 yields MSATQNYGTGRRKTATARVFLRPGTGNISINNRTLDNFFGRETARMVVRQPLELTETVEKFDIYVTVIGGGVSGQAGAIRHGITRALMQYDETLRGALRKAGFVTRDAREVERKKVGLRKARKRPQYSKR; encoded by the coding sequence ATGTCGGCGACTCAAAATTACGGCACTGGCCGTCGCAAAACCGCAACCGCACGCGTTTTCCTGCGTCCGGGCACTGGTAACATCTCGATCAACAACCGCACTCTGGACAACTTCTTCGGTCGCGAAACTGCCCGCATGGTAGTTCGTCAGCCGCTGGAACTGACCGAGACAGTTGAAAAGTTCGACATCTACGTCACCGTTATCGGTGGCGGTGTAAGTGGTCAAGCTGGCGCAATCCGCCACGGTATCACTCGCGCTCTGATGCAGTACGACGAAACCCTGCGTGGCGCTCTGCGCAAAGCTGGCTTCGTTACTCGCGATGCTCGTGAAGTTGAACGTAAGAAAGTCGGTCTGCGTAAAGCGCGTAAGCGTCCGCAGTACTCGAAGCGTTAA
- a CDS encoding phospholipase, whose translation MSGLELAAPEKTPPTLRFEGGEHTAIGDDTLLRFAKDAPAIPARQVELHLPNGLALTYGQVIALGGDFYGIPGQPISDGTSPAERVQRFGAAFNSLAVLPASREEAQKILAVMQKEINAVNQVIKEGKQAHEAYDALGDSLSEEWNRITGGGSAVSALIPLGRYLKLAADNADHFGEWALSAYLAGHTAALQQAVVAHQTGTDQALELAYAMNSFADHFLTDLFSAGHLRVPRKQLAAVVTPGELGSLISRFMHDEDSKFGLKVRNAMGDQWHAYGDKRYFDAIDADNRVQVKRAVQASADEIFETFISGVAPSPAGFKAPLYVPDLNAAQNPANNFSPLFKVEGDKVLRRKDVNDLNDKHWTNDWWGWSTYLLLKDYKPNTPAN comes from the coding sequence ATGTCAGGTCTTGAACTCGCAGCACCCGAAAAAACCCCACCAACCCTGCGCTTCGAAGGCGGTGAGCACACCGCCATCGGCGATGACACCCTGCTGCGCTTCGCCAAGGACGCGCCGGCGATTCCCGCACGACAAGTCGAACTGCACCTGCCCAACGGACTGGCACTCACCTATGGCCAAGTGATCGCCCTGGGCGGTGATTTTTATGGCATCCCGGGCCAGCCCATCAGTGACGGCACCTCGCCTGCCGAGCGCGTGCAACGCTTCGGTGCGGCCTTCAACTCGCTGGCGGTACTCCCCGCCTCGCGGGAGGAAGCGCAGAAGATCCTCGCGGTGATGCAAAAGGAGATCAACGCGGTCAACCAGGTGATCAAGGAGGGGAAGCAGGCCCATGAAGCCTACGACGCCTTGGGCGATAGCCTATCCGAGGAGTGGAACCGTATTACCGGCGGCGGCAGCGCGGTTTCGGCGCTGATTCCGCTGGGGCGCTACTTGAAGCTGGCGGCGGACAACGCCGACCACTTCGGCGAGTGGGCTCTGTCGGCCTACCTGGCAGGCCATACGGCGGCGCTGCAACAGGCGGTTGTGGCGCACCAGACCGGCACCGACCAGGCCCTGGAACTGGCGTATGCGATGAACAGTTTCGCTGATCACTTTTTGACCGACCTGTTTTCCGCCGGGCACCTGCGCGTCCCGCGCAAACAGTTGGCGGCGGTGGTGACTCCAGGTGAGTTGGGTTCGCTGATCAGCCGCTTCATGCACGATGAAGACAGCAAGTTCGGGCTCAAGGTGCGCAATGCCATGGGTGACCAGTGGCACGCGTATGGGGATAAACGCTACTTCGACGCCATCGACGCGGACAATCGGGTGCAGGTCAAACGCGCGGTACAGGCCTCGGCTGATGAGATCTTCGAAACCTTTATCAGCGGCGTAGCGCCCTCCCCGGCCGGCTTCAAGGCCCCGCTGTATGTGCCGGACCTGAATGCCGCACAGAACCCGGCGAATAACTTCTCGCCGCTGTTCAAGGTGGAGGGTGACAAGGTACTGCGCCGCAAGGATGTGAATGACCTGAACGACAAGCACTGGACCAATGATTGGTGGGGTTGGAGTACTTATCTGCTGCTCAAGGACTACAAGCCGAACACGCCTGCCAACTAA
- a CDS encoding MFS transporter, whose amino-acid sequence MQATKPTHVRYLILLMLFLVTTINYADRATIAIAGSSLQKDLGIDAVTLGYIFSAFGWAYVAGQIPGGWLLDRFGSKKVYALSIFTWSLFTVLQGYVGEFGVSTAVVALFMLRFMVGLAEAPSFPGNARIVAAWFPTAERGTASAIFNSAQYFATVLFAPLMGWIVYSFGWQHVFIVMGVIGIVFSLIWLKVIHSPRQHPMINEAEFNHIAANGAMVDMDQDKGKGKKTDGPKWDYIRQLLTNRMMLGVYLGQYCINGITYFFLTWFPVYLVQDRGMTILKAGFIASLPAICGFIGGVLGGVISDYLLRKGHSLTFARKAPIIGGLLISSSIVACNYVDIEWMVVGFMALAFFGKGVGALGWAVVSDTSPKQIAGLSGGLFNTFGNLASITTPIVIGYIISTTGSFKWALVFVGANALVAVFSYLVIVGPIKRVVLKEPPSKGPELTNLTEAHS is encoded by the coding sequence ATGCAAGCGACCAAGCCGACCCACGTCCGCTATTTGATCCTGCTCATGCTGTTCCTGGTGACCACGATCAACTACGCCGACCGGGCCACCATCGCCATCGCAGGCTCCAGCCTGCAAAAAGACCTCGGCATCGACGCGGTCACCCTCGGTTACATCTTCTCCGCATTCGGTTGGGCCTACGTGGCCGGGCAAATTCCCGGTGGCTGGCTGCTGGACCGTTTCGGCTCGAAAAAAGTCTACGCCCTGAGCATCTTCACCTGGTCACTGTTCACCGTGCTGCAAGGCTATGTGGGTGAGTTCGGTGTTTCCACTGCTGTCGTCGCGCTGTTTATGCTGCGCTTCATGGTGGGCCTGGCCGAAGCGCCATCCTTCCCCGGTAACGCACGGATCGTGGCGGCCTGGTTCCCTACGGCCGAGCGCGGTACGGCTTCGGCGATCTTCAACTCGGCGCAGTACTTCGCCACCGTGTTGTTTGCACCGCTGATGGGCTGGATCGTCTACAGCTTCGGCTGGCAGCACGTGTTTATCGTGATGGGCGTGATCGGCATTGTCTTCTCGTTGATCTGGCTGAAAGTTATCCACAGCCCGCGTCAACACCCGATGATCAACGAAGCCGAGTTCAACCACATCGCTGCCAACGGCGCGATGGTCGATATGGACCAGGACAAGGGCAAGGGTAAGAAAACCGACGGTCCGAAGTGGGATTACATCCGTCAGTTGCTGACCAACCGCATGATGCTCGGCGTCTACCTGGGCCAGTACTGCATCAACGGCATCACCTACTTCTTCCTGACCTGGTTCCCGGTGTACCTGGTGCAAGACCGTGGCATGACCATCCTCAAGGCCGGTTTCATTGCCTCGTTGCCAGCAATCTGCGGCTTTATCGGTGGCGTGCTGGGCGGGGTGATTTCCGACTACCTGCTGCGCAAAGGCCATTCCCTGACCTTCGCCCGCAAGGCACCGATCATTGGTGGCCTGCTGATTTCCAGCAGCATCGTGGCGTGCAACTACGTGGACATCGAGTGGATGGTAGTGGGCTTCATGGCCCTGGCCTTCTTCGGTAAAGGCGTTGGCGCACTGGGTTGGGCGGTGGTATCCGACACCTCGCCAAAACAAATCGCCGGCCTCAGTGGCGGCTTGTTCAACACCTTCGGTAACCTGGCATCGATCACCACGCCTATCGTGATCGGCTACATCATCAGCACCACCGGTTCGTTCAAATGGGCCCTGGTGTTCGTCGGCGCCAACGCGCTGGTGGCGGTGTTCAGCTACCTGGTCATTGTCGGCCCGATCAAACGTGTAGTACTCAAAGAGCCGCCAAGCAAGGGGCCAGAGTTGACCAACCTAACCGAAGCGCATTCCTGA